The following proteins come from a genomic window of Aquimarina sp. MAR_2010_214:
- a CDS encoding S41 family peptidase yields the protein MRKLYSIIVIGLSLASCEKALFEDDLASTNPKDNFEYLWNECNEKYSYFDLKNIDWDVVKSKYSAKIYNGMTEDSLFKVLGGMLTELRDDHTNLISNFNVSTFRVDYLGQDNFDWRIIEDRYLNRDYYITGPFRHNFLDNKEIGYVRFPSFPGTVDANNLNFVLNRYKNTKGLILDIRENGGGAVTDIFKILSRFVERRTLVNYSRIKSGPGRNDFSQAEPVYVSPYDGIRYKNKIVVLTDRGTYSAGSFFSLATKALPNITLIGDTTGGGLGLPNGGQLPNGWTYRFSITQALTLDKNPDYENGVPPDIEALVDWNDLTKDEVLDRAILELQ from the coding sequence ATGAGAAAGCTATATAGTATAATAGTAATAGGGCTATCACTTGCTTCTTGTGAGAAAGCTCTTTTTGAAGATGATTTGGCCTCTACAAATCCAAAAGATAATTTTGAATATCTATGGAATGAATGTAATGAGAAATACTCCTACTTTGATTTAAAAAATATTGACTGGGATGTTGTAAAATCTAAATATTCTGCCAAAATTTATAATGGAATGACTGAAGATTCATTATTTAAAGTATTGGGAGGGATGTTGACAGAATTAAGGGATGATCATACAAATCTAATATCGAACTTTAATGTTTCTACATTTAGAGTAGATTACTTAGGACAGGATAATTTTGATTGGCGTATCATTGAAGATCGCTATTTGAATCGAGACTATTACATTACGGGACCATTTAGGCATAATTTTCTTGATAATAAAGAAATAGGATATGTGCGTTTTCCTTCATTTCCTGGTACTGTGGATGCTAATAATCTGAACTTTGTTCTAAATAGATATAAAAATACAAAAGGATTAATCTTAGATATTAGAGAAAACGGAGGAGGAGCCGTAACTGATATTTTCAAAATCTTAAGCCGTTTTGTTGAGCGCAGAACACTGGTAAACTATTCTAGAATAAAAAGTGGTCCAGGGCGAAATGATTTTTCACAAGCTGAGCCGGTATATGTCTCTCCGTATGATGGAATACGATATAAAAATAAAATTGTTGTATTAACAGATAGAGGAACATACAGTGCTGGTTCATTTTTCTCACTTGCCACCAAGGCGCTTCCGAATATTACGCTTATCGGAGATACTACAGGCGGTGGTCTTGGTTTGCCAAACGGAGGTCAATTACCAAATGGTTGGACATATAGGTTTTCTATTACGCAAGCATTAACATTAGATAAGAACCCTGATTATGAAAATGGAGTTCCACCAGATATTGAAGCACTTGTAGATTGGAATGATTTGACAAAAGATGAAGTCCTGGATCGTGCAATTTTAGAACTTCAATAA
- a CDS encoding RidA family protein, which produces MKKIITTAKAPAPIGPYSQAILNGNTLYTSGQIAINPETGKLVLDDITTEAKQVMQNLKAVLDEAGMTFENVLKTTIFLSDMNNFAEVNAVYGSYFNEDTAPARETVAVLTLPKSVNVEISVIAVK; this is translated from the coding sequence ATGAAAAAAATCATAACTACGGCCAAAGCCCCTGCTCCTATTGGTCCTTATAGTCAGGCTATTTTAAACGGAAATACATTATACACATCAGGTCAGATTGCTATTAATCCGGAAACGGGGAAATTAGTTCTGGATGATATTACAACTGAAGCCAAGCAGGTAATGCAGAACCTAAAAGCGGTATTGGATGAAGCCGGAATGACATTCGAAAATGTGCTTAAAACCACTATTTTTTTAAGCGACATGAATAATTTTGCTGAAGTGAATGCTGTATATGGTAGTTATTTTAATGAAGATACTGCACCGGCAAGAGAAACTGTAGCGGTGTTAACCTTACCAAAATCAGTAAACGTAGAGATCTCTGTAATTGCTGTAAAATAA
- a CDS encoding (Fe-S)-binding protein, producing MSETVKVPTMAEYMAEGKKPEVLFWVGCAGSFDDRAKKITKAFVKLLHNANVDFAVLGTEESCTGDPAKRAGNEFLFQMQAVTNIEVMNAYEIKKVVTACPHCFNTLKNEYPVLGGDYEVVHHTQFLKSLLDEGRLKVEGGKFKGKRITFHDPCYLGRANNVYEAPRDLLKKLEVELIEMKRCKRNGLCCGAGGAQMFKEPEPGNKDINVERTEDALETKPDIIAAGCPFCNTMMTDGVKSKEKEDSVQVMDVAELIANAQDL from the coding sequence ATGAGTGAGACAGTAAAGGTGCCAACAATGGCGGAATATATGGCAGAAGGCAAAAAACCAGAAGTTTTGTTTTGGGTGGGTTGTGCCGGTAGTTTTGATGATAGAGCTAAAAAAATTACAAAAGCTTTTGTGAAATTACTTCATAATGCTAATGTAGACTTTGCTGTATTAGGTACTGAAGAAAGTTGTACAGGAGATCCGGCAAAAAGAGCAGGTAATGAATTCTTGTTTCAAATGCAGGCAGTTACAAATATAGAGGTAATGAATGCTTACGAAATAAAAAAAGTAGTTACTGCGTGCCCTCACTGTTTCAATACCTTAAAAAATGAATACCCTGTATTAGGAGGGGATTATGAAGTAGTGCACCATACTCAATTTCTAAAATCCCTTTTGGATGAAGGTAGATTAAAAGTTGAAGGAGGAAAATTTAAAGGTAAACGAATTACATTTCATGATCCATGTTATCTGGGTCGAGCCAATAATGTATATGAGGCACCAAGAGATTTACTTAAGAAATTAGAAGTAGAACTTATAGAAATGAAACGCTGTAAGCGAAATGGGTTATGTTGTGGAGCTGGAGGTGCCCAGATGTTTAAAGAACCAGAACCAGGAAATAAGGATATTAATGTTGAACGAACAGAAGATGCCTTAGAAACAAAACCAGATATTATTGCCGCAGGATGTCCTTTTTGTAATACAATGATGACAGACGGGGTAAAGAGTAAAGAAAAAGAAGATAGTGTGCAAGTGATGGATGTGGCCGAACTTATTGCCAATGCTCAGGATTTGTAG
- a CDS encoding (Fe-S)-binding protein, producing MQYIPNILFILVLVAGIGYFTKNVRKVIRNIRLGKDVDRSDNKGERFKNMARIALGQSKMVRRPVAGILHIVVYLGFIIINIEVLEIIIDGIFGTHRIFAFLGGLYDFLIGSFEILAFLVFIGVVLFWIRRNVIKLKRFWNPEMKGWPKNDGNFILYFEMVLMTLFLVMNASDLQLQALGADHYIKAGAYPISQYISPLFNGMSETSLIVLERACWWVHIIGILVFLNYLYFSKHLHILLAFPNTYYGDLNPKGELDNLEAVTKEVQLMMDPSADPFAAPADDQQEGEPEKFGASDVTDLNWVQLLNAYTCTECGRCTSECPANQTGKKLSPRKIMMDTRDRLKEVGDNIDKNGSFVDDGKQLLNDYITPEELWACTSCNACVETCPVSISPLSIIIDMRRYLVMEQSAAPSDLNNMMTNIENNGAPWPFNQMDRLNWSNE from the coding sequence ATGCAATACATACCTAATATCCTATTTATACTTGTTTTGGTAGCGGGTATTGGATATTTTACAAAAAATGTCCGTAAAGTCATTCGTAATATCCGATTAGGAAAAGATGTAGATCGTTCTGATAATAAAGGAGAGCGATTTAAAAATATGGCTAGGATAGCATTAGGACAGTCTAAAATGGTACGACGACCTGTCGCTGGGATATTGCATATTGTAGTATATCTTGGTTTTATTATTATCAACATAGAAGTATTAGAAATTATTATTGATGGAATTTTTGGTACACATAGGATCTTTGCGTTTTTAGGAGGATTGTATGATTTCTTAATTGGTTCATTCGAGATTTTGGCATTCCTTGTATTTATAGGAGTTGTTTTATTTTGGATTCGTCGTAATGTGATTAAATTAAAACGTTTCTGGAATCCAGAGATGAAAGGATGGCCGAAAAATGATGGGAACTTCATCCTGTATTTCGAGATGGTTTTGATGACTTTGTTTTTGGTAATGAATGCTTCAGATCTTCAGTTACAGGCATTAGGAGCAGACCATTATATCAAGGCAGGGGCGTACCCAATAAGTCAGTATATATCCCCACTTTTTAATGGGATGTCAGAAACATCGCTAATCGTATTAGAAAGAGCATGTTGGTGGGTGCATATTATAGGGATATTAGTATTTTTAAATTATTTATATTTTTCAAAACATTTACATATTCTTCTGGCATTTCCAAATACATATTATGGGGATTTAAACCCTAAAGGAGAGCTTGATAATCTTGAAGCTGTTACTAAAGAAGTACAACTAATGATGGACCCAAGTGCAGATCCTTTTGCTGCCCCCGCAGATGATCAGCAAGAAGGAGAACCAGAGAAATTTGGAGCATCAGATGTTACAGATTTAAACTGGGTGCAATTGCTAAATGCATATACGTGTACCGAGTGTGGTCGTTGCACTAGTGAATGTCCTGCAAATCAAACAGGAAAGAAACTATCCCCGCGTAAAATTATGATGGATACCAGGGATCGACTAAAAGAAGTAGGAGACAATATAGATAAGAACGGTAGTTTTGTAGATGATGGAAAACAACTACTGAATGATTATATCACTCCCGAAGAGTTATGGGCGTGTACTAGTTGCAATGCCTGTGTAGAAACTTGCCCGGTAAGTATTAGTCCATTGTCTATTATTATAGATATGAGACGTTACCTGGTGATGGAGCAAAGTGCAGCACCATCAGATCTAAATAATATGATGACTAATATAGAAAATAATGGAGCTCCATGGCCATTCAACCAAATGGACAGATTAAACTGGAGCAACGAATAA
- a CDS encoding cupin domain-containing protein encodes MQLTSLLKDLTYGDTKPAITKLIENDATKEIRIVFKKGQEMKSHKTSFPITVSIFEGEINFGVHNTEHILKKGDLISLEPNVIHNLIALEDSIVRLSLSKNDSVERVQKVTEQ; translated from the coding sequence ATGCAATTAACCTCATTACTCAAGGATCTTACCTACGGAGATACAAAACCAGCAATCACCAAATTAATAGAAAATGATGCTACCAAAGAAATTAGAATCGTTTTTAAAAAAGGACAGGAAATGAAAAGTCATAAAACTTCGTTTCCGATTACTGTATCTATTTTTGAAGGTGAAATCAATTTTGGTGTTCACAATACAGAACATATTCTTAAAAAAGGAGATCTTATTTCACTGGAGCCTAATGTTATCCATAATTTGATCGCACTAGAAGATAGTATTGTTCGACTTTCGCTCTCTAAGAACGATTCTGTAGAAAGAGTACAAAAAGTAACAGAGCAATAA
- a CDS encoding N-acetylmuramoyl-L-alanine amidase produces the protein MRRSIVCSVFLSVFLCIAPVFDADVVAQEKEKFIVVLDAGHGGHDPGNRGNGYKEKEIALSVVLAVGTALENDGRFKVVYTRKTDTFIELHERGSIANKAGANLFVSVHCNSHRSQAFGTETFVLGLHANNENFNVAKNENSVILLEDNYEANYDGFDPNSPESIIGLTLMQEEYLDQSLTLASFVQNRFKKTLERKSRGVKQAGFVVLHQTYMPSVLIELGFLTNNSEGKYLNSKKGKDDMAKSITTSIIDYKESLDAIYKIDPPKTPEVTKITAKMEGDRVYDDITFKVQIAAGSTDIELQSFNFNGLDQLSKNKTGDLYKYYFGSTSNYTLIQELREIAVGKGFDSSFIVAFRNSESIPLTEALKADTSSN, from the coding sequence ATGAGACGAAGTATAGTATGTAGTGTTTTTTTGTCGGTTTTTTTATGTATCGCACCTGTTTTTGATGCCGATGTGGTTGCTCAGGAAAAAGAAAAATTTATTGTTGTTCTGGATGCTGGCCATGGTGGTCACGATCCCGGAAACCGAGGAAATGGATATAAAGAAAAGGAAATAGCACTAAGTGTAGTCTTGGCAGTTGGTACTGCCTTAGAAAATGATGGTAGATTTAAAGTGGTATACACCCGAAAAACAGATACCTTTATAGAACTGCATGAGAGAGGGAGTATTGCCAATAAAGCCGGAGCAAATCTTTTTGTGTCCGTACATTGCAACTCGCACCGCTCTCAGGCTTTTGGTACAGAAACCTTTGTGTTAGGATTACATGCTAATAATGAAAACTTTAATGTAGCAAAAAATGAAAACTCGGTAATCCTATTAGAGGATAATTATGAAGCTAATTATGATGGGTTTGATCCCAATTCTCCTGAATCAATTATCGGACTTACTTTAATGCAGGAGGAATATCTGGACCAAAGTCTTACACTTGCTAGTTTTGTACAGAATAGATTTAAAAAAACATTAGAAAGAAAAAGTAGAGGAGTAAAACAGGCTGGTTTTGTAGTTTTACACCAAACTTATATGCCAAGTGTTCTTATCGAATTAGGTTTCCTAACCAATAATAGCGAAGGGAAATATCTAAACTCTAAAAAAGGAAAGGATGATATGGCAAAATCCATCACAACCTCGATTATAGACTATAAAGAAAGCCTTGATGCTATTTATAAAATAGACCCTCCCAAAACCCCGGAAGTAACAAAAATTACTGCCAAAATGGAAGGAGATCGCGTGTATGATGATATCACGTTTAAGGTGCAAATTGCAGCAGGATCGACTGATATAGAATTACAGTCGTTTAATTTTAATGGCTTAGATCAATTGTCCAAAAATAAAACCGGAGATCTGTATAAGTATTATTTCGGAAGTACGTCTAATTATACTTTAATACAAGAATTAAGAGAAATTGCTGTGGGTAAGGGATTTGATTCTAGTTTTATTGTTGCTTTTCGTAATAGTGAATCGATTCCTTTAACAGAAGCTCTAAAAGCTGATACATCTTCGAATTAA
- a CDS encoding ABC transporter ATPase, with protein MLVDFNDLPETSRVWIYQANRSFTLNELEEIEKKIKEFITQWTAHGADLKAGYEIKYKRFITIGLDQGMNQATGCSIDASVRFVQELEQAYDVDLMDKMNVSFKQGEFVAYKSLVDFKKMAKNRSVSPNTIVFNNLVTNIAEYRINWEVPAKDSWHNRFLN; from the coding sequence ATGTTGGTAGATTTTAATGACCTTCCGGAAACATCTCGAGTGTGGATTTATCAGGCAAATCGGTCATTCACTTTGAATGAACTGGAAGAAATCGAAAAAAAAATAAAAGAATTTATAACTCAATGGACAGCCCACGGTGCTGATCTTAAAGCAGGTTATGAAATAAAATATAAACGATTTATAACCATTGGACTAGATCAAGGAATGAATCAAGCAACAGGGTGCTCTATAGATGCCTCTGTTCGTTTTGTTCAGGAATTAGAACAAGCATATGATGTAGACTTAATGGATAAGATGAACGTATCTTTTAAGCAAGGAGAATTTGTAGCCTATAAATCTCTTGTAGATTTTAAAAAAATGGCTAAAAATAGATCGGTATCCCCAAATACTATCGTTTTTAATAACCTGGTTACCAATATTGCCGAATATCGAATCAATTGGGAAGTCCCGGCAAAAGATAGTTGGCATAACCGTTTTTTAAATTAA
- a CDS encoding 2Fe-2S iron-sulfur cluster-binding protein: MYTVYVIDTIGDAHVLEFKKFEYRNLMELLVNKLHDEIGDCKGRGLCGTCHIRVHSSNTEMQFFEGLENNILKKQLAYYPDSRLACQILLDEHIDTMKIEIIGGD; this comes from the coding sequence ATGTATACGGTATATGTCATAGATACTATTGGGGATGCTCATGTTTTAGAATTTAAAAAATTTGAGTACCGCAATCTTATGGAGTTATTAGTCAATAAACTACATGATGAAATCGGGGATTGCAAAGGTAGAGGACTATGTGGTACCTGCCATATTAGGGTGCATTCATCTAATACCGAAATGCAGTTTTTTGAAGGGCTAGAGAACAACATACTAAAAAAACAATTAGCGTATTATCCAGATAGCAGATTGGCGTGCCAAATTCTATTAGACGAACATATAGATACTATGAAAATCGAAATTATAGGAGGAGATTGA
- a CDS encoding phosphoheptose isomerase, protein MKKEEVEKLLHDKIEEGEHVSPVLPEGVKNYLIDIDGTITEDVPNEEPERMVTCEPFPDALVTLNKWYDQGHVICFFTSRTEDHREVTEAWLNKCGFKYHSLLMGKPRGGNYHWIDNHLVKATRYTGKFTELVERVVTIEVFDDGKHD, encoded by the coding sequence ATGAAAAAGGAAGAAGTAGAAAAATTATTGCATGATAAAATAGAAGAAGGAGAACATGTGAGTCCGGTCTTACCAGAGGGAGTTAAGAATTACCTTATTGATATTGACGGAACTATAACCGAAGATGTGCCTAATGAAGAGCCAGAGCGAATGGTTACATGTGAGCCTTTTCCTGATGCATTGGTTACCTTAAATAAATGGTATGACCAAGGACATGTTATATGTTTCTTTACTTCAAGAACCGAAGACCATAGAGAAGTAACCGAAGCATGGTTAAATAAATGTGGTTTTAAATATCATAGCCTTTTGATGGGGAAACCAAGGGGAGGAAACTACCATTGGATTGATAATCACCTGGTAAAAGCAACACGATATACGGGTAAATTTACAGAACTGGTAGAGCGAGTTGTGACCATCGAAGTTTTTGATGATGGAAAACATGATTAA
- a CDS encoding MlaD family protein yields the protein MKFTREVKTGILAICAIALLIFGYSFLKGKNLLENDRTFYAVYDNVEGLIPSSPVTINGMVVGQVVSISFADTKGNLVVEFNVDSDFSFSKNSMAKVYGGGLIGGKSLAIMPIYEQGLEAKDKDTLPGKVEAGLLELVNDKLAPLQEKLEAAITDADTLLTSVNGILNVDNKNNLNSIFKDLSITVKNFKGASNSLNTILSGNEEKLNNTFTNLDKMSTNLNKVSDSLAQINVAKLGKDLEKVLANFEKISKDINSGRGTVGKLLKDDKLYDNLEKTSKQLELLIQDLRLNPKRYVHISVFGKKNAPYEKPTDSIN from the coding sequence TTGAAATTTACTCGAGAAGTTAAAACAGGAATATTAGCAATCTGTGCAATAGCACTTTTAATCTTTGGCTATAGTTTCCTGAAGGGAAAAAACCTCTTAGAAAATGATAGAACCTTTTATGCTGTTTATGATAATGTAGAAGGATTGATACCTTCTTCTCCGGTAACCATAAATGGTATGGTTGTAGGGCAGGTGGTTTCTATTAGTTTTGCAGATACCAAGGGAAACCTAGTTGTAGAGTTTAATGTAGATAGCGATTTTTCGTTTTCAAAGAATAGTATGGCCAAAGTATATGGAGGTGGCTTGATTGGAGGGAAGTCCCTTGCTATAATGCCTATATATGAACAAGGCCTTGAAGCAAAAGATAAAGATACACTGCCAGGTAAAGTAGAAGCAGGTTTACTAGAGCTGGTGAATGATAAGCTTGCTCCTTTGCAAGAAAAACTCGAAGCCGCAATTACAGACGCAGACACACTTTTAACCTCGGTGAACGGGATTCTTAATGTGGATAATAAAAATAACCTGAATTCTATTTTTAAAGATTTAAGTATAACCGTTAAGAATTTTAAAGGAGCTTCAAATTCTTTAAATACTATTCTTTCGGGTAATGAAGAAAAATTAAACAATACATTTACCAATCTGGATAAAATGTCGACTAATCTTAATAAGGTTTCAGATTCTCTAGCTCAGATAAATGTGGCCAAATTAGGAAAAGACCTGGAAAAGGTATTGGCTAATTTTGAGAAAATTTCAAAAGATATTAATTCAGGAAGAGGAACAGTTGGGAAATTACTGAAAGACGATAAATTATATGATAATTTAGAAAAAACCAGTAAACAACTAGAATTACTGATACAGGATTTACGATTAAATCCAAAACGTTATGTTCATATTTCGGTTTTTGGAAAGAAAAATGCTCCTTACGAAAAACCAACAGATTCAATAAATTAA
- a CDS encoding putative LPS assembly protein LptD — MALQKLSHSYTKIGFKPLQTTVRYILYSLSFSLFCIFQITAQEINQTKEVPIRANKDTLKSIQINPEGFLNEKVQDTVKKDTLATEPQLLTDKVVYKATDYMRLSRKENKMYLYDNAEIVYGEMQINAGFIVVDNAKNEVYAYGIKDSLGEYVQTPVFKQAQNVVEPDSIRFNFDTEKALIYNSRTEQNGFKIKNEISKRENDSVIYMKNVKFTTSENIEDPEYYFYARRIKFVPKKKIVTGLVNMFIADVPTPLGLPFGYFPLTEDRTSGFIIPSPGEENNRGYFLQNGGYYFAISDYVDLTLMGDYYTNGSYTFAVESAYALRYKYRGNFRFRYENNLRSERGFPDFAKTTTYNIQWTHSQDAKANPNSRFSASVNFGRSDFFQQSTNQLNTGNFLNNQISSNISYAKTFQGDPQVNVNLAATHNSNTNTGTVNLSLPNMNISVSRVFPFAPKVGIKKGIIQNINTQYNFRGENRIQTTDDDLFSSNMFKGAKIGMQHSIPLTTNFKVFKYLSATAGTNFQENWVFETIKQSYDSSAKDGAGEVVRDTIKGFDTFRTYNFSTSLGTTIYGTFKFKKGKKIEAIRHTMRPSVSYSITPAFSEFYDSYTITDDPNTTNIDETKVVEYSRFEGGYFGPPGNVFSSSIGFSLSNNVEMKVKSKDSTATEAKKVTLLNNLNFSTSYNVAGDSLKLSPLSITGNIPIIQNKLDINFNAQLDPYALDNNNRKIDVWNIDNGGSLFRLTRASANFGYSFSSKDFEKGKVNEDPLDNQNFRNEGRPDNLFGGVTDFGKDRSFDKDKSKNDDKDIKNYNYKIPWSLRLSYNVNYGNSARQNEISSHSIMFSGDVELAPRWSVGVSSGYDLKNPGFTYTNLRFQRDLESWVMNFNWIPFSDRTSWNFFIGIKSSMLSDIKWDKRREPDRQL, encoded by the coding sequence TTGGCACTTCAAAAACTGAGCCATAGTTATACAAAAATAGGATTTAAACCATTGCAAACAACGGTACGTTACATACTTTATTCACTAAGTTTTTCACTGTTTTGTATTTTTCAAATTACAGCGCAGGAAATAAACCAAACTAAGGAGGTGCCTATTCGTGCTAATAAGGACACCCTAAAATCTATTCAAATCAATCCAGAAGGGTTTCTCAATGAAAAAGTTCAGGATACGGTTAAAAAAGACACACTTGCTACAGAACCACAACTATTAACAGACAAAGTGGTCTATAAAGCAACTGATTATATGAGATTAAGTCGTAAAGAGAACAAGATGTATCTTTATGATAATGCCGAGATCGTGTATGGAGAAATGCAGATTAATGCCGGGTTTATTGTAGTAGACAATGCCAAAAATGAAGTATATGCCTATGGAATTAAAGATTCTCTGGGTGAGTATGTGCAAACTCCTGTTTTTAAACAAGCACAGAATGTGGTAGAACCAGATTCAATTCGTTTTAATTTTGACACCGAAAAGGCGCTGATATACAATTCTCGAACAGAACAGAATGGATTTAAAATTAAAAATGAAATTTCTAAACGTGAGAATGATTCTGTGATTTACATGAAAAATGTAAAATTCACTACTTCGGAAAATATTGAAGATCCGGAATATTATTTTTATGCCCGTAGAATTAAGTTTGTTCCTAAAAAGAAGATTGTAACAGGGCTTGTTAATATGTTTATTGCCGATGTACCTACTCCGTTAGGGTTACCATTCGGGTACTTTCCATTAACAGAAGACAGAACTTCAGGTTTTATTATTCCTAGCCCGGGAGAAGAGAATAACCGTGGGTATTTTCTTCAAAATGGGGGGTATTACTTTGCTATTAGTGATTATGTAGATCTCACCCTTATGGGGGATTATTATACTAATGGTAGTTATACTTTTGCTGTAGAATCTGCTTATGCCCTACGCTATAAATATAGAGGGAATTTTAGGTTTAGGTATGAAAACAATTTGCGTAGCGAAAGAGGGTTTCCTGATTTTGCCAAAACCACGACATACAATATCCAATGGACCCATAGCCAGGATGCAAAAGCCAATCCAAACTCCAGGTTTTCGGCTTCTGTAAATTTTGGTAGGAGTGACTTTTTTCAGCAATCTACCAATCAACTCAATACCGGTAATTTCCTGAATAATCAAATCAGTTCTAATATATCTTATGCCAAGACATTTCAGGGAGATCCACAGGTTAATGTTAATCTTGCAGCTACTCATAACTCGAATACCAATACAGGAACCGTAAATTTATCGCTTCCAAATATGAATATAAGTGTATCAAGGGTATTTCCATTTGCTCCAAAAGTGGGAATAAAAAAAGGGATTATACAAAACATAAATACACAATATAATTTTAGAGGAGAAAACAGAATACAAACTACCGATGATGATTTATTCTCGTCTAATATGTTTAAAGGTGCCAAAATAGGAATGCAACATTCGATTCCTTTAACTACAAACTTTAAGGTATTCAAATACCTTAGTGCTACGGCAGGAACAAATTTTCAAGAAAACTGGGTTTTTGAGACGATAAAACAAAGTTATGACTCGAGTGCTAAAGATGGTGCTGGTGAAGTGGTACGAGATACTATAAAAGGTTTTGATACTTTTCGTACGTATAATTTTTCAACAAGTTTGGGAACAACCATCTATGGTACTTTCAAGTTTAAGAAAGGTAAAAAAATAGAAGCGATTCGCCATACCATGAGACCTTCGGTTAGCTATAGTATTACTCCTGCATTTAGTGAGTTTTATGATAGCTATACGATTACCGATGACCCTAATACAACCAATATTGATGAAACAAAAGTTGTAGAGTATTCCAGATTTGAAGGAGGATACTTTGGGCCACCAGGTAATGTGTTTTCTAGCAGTATCGGATTTTCTCTTAGTAACAATGTAGAAATGAAGGTAAAAAGTAAGGATAGTACAGCTACAGAAGCCAAAAAAGTTACCTTGCTAAACAACCTTAACTTTAGTACATCTTATAATGTTGCAGGTGATTCTTTAAAATTAAGTCCACTATCCATTACCGGTAATATTCCTATTATTCAAAATAAGCTAGACATTAACTTTAATGCACAATTAGATCCTTATGCATTAGATAACAATAATCGTAAAATCGATGTATGGAATATCGACAACGGAGGTAGTCTTTTTCGTTTAACCAGAGCTAGTGCTAATTTCGGATATTCGTTTTCGAGTAAAGATTTTGAAAAAGGAAAAGTTAATGAAGATCCTCTGGACAATCAGAACTTTAGAAATGAAGGTCGGCCTGACAACCTATTTGGCGGCGTTACTGACTTTGGAAAGGATCGTTCCTTTGATAAGGATAAAAGTAAAAACGATGATAAAGACATAAAAAATTATAATTATAAAATCCCCTGGTCTTTGCGACTCTCTTATAATGTCAATTATGGTAATAGTGCCCGGCAAAATGAAATATCATCGCACTCTATCATGTTTTCTGGTGATGTAGAACTCGCCCCTCGATGGTCTGTTGGAGTATCTTCGGGCTATGATCTAAAAAATCCTGGGTTTACCTATACCAATTTAAGGTTTCAACGAGATTTGGAAAGTTGGGTTATGAATTTCAACTGGATTCCATTTAGTGATAGAACATCATGGAATTTCTTTATCGGTATCAAATCATCGATGCTTAGTGATATTAAATGGGATAAAAGACGTGAGCCAGATAGACAATTATAA